The genomic DNA CGCGTGGGCGAAGTCAGCAACCCGGGCGGCCGGGAAGGCATCGTCCAGGTCAATGCCCAGCAGGGTGCTGCTTCCGTGTCGGCGCTAGGCCAGGCCAGCGGCTTTGTGCGTGTGGGGCCGCAAAGTGCAGGGCAACTCCATAATGTGCCGCTGCCGTACTATGATCTCCATCGTTGGCTCAGTTGACGGCAAGCCGGCGCAGGGCAGCCGGCGCAACGGCAGCCCCGGGGCAGGGAACGATCCGGCCGGGCCGGAGTGGAATGGCTGGCGAGGGGAGCGCGGCGTGAAACTATATGAAAAGCTGGCTGCGGATATCGAGGCATTGGTGCTGCAGGGTGTCTTGCTGCCCGGCGAGCGGATTCCCTCGGTGCGGCAGGCAAGCCAGCACCACCGCATGAGCATCACCACGGTGATCCGCGCCTATGTCACGCTGGAGAGCCGCGGCATTATCGAAAGCAGGCCACAGTCCGGGTACTTTGTGCGCGCCCGGCCGGGCGAGCCGGCGATCGAGCTGCGGCCGTCGCGGCCCAGTGCCAAGCCTTCCGCGGTGGACGTCAGCGCGCTGGTGCTTTCCACACTGCGCTCGATCCGCTCGGACAAGGCCGTGCCGCTCGGCTCGCCTTATCCCGACGCCGCGCTGTTTCCCTGGCAGCGCATCAGCCAGTACGCCAACAACATCGCGCGGCGCTACGCCAAGTGGACCATGCTGGACGACCTGCCGCCGGGCAGCTCGGAGCTGATCCGGCAGATCTCGCGCCGCTATCTCGAGAACGGCTACGCCATCGACCCGAACGAGGTGATCGTCACCATCGGCGCCACCGAGGCCATCAACCTCTGCCTGCAGGCGGTGGCCAAGCCGGGCGATACGATCGCGGTGGAGTCGCCGACGTTCTACGCGATGCTCCATGCCATCGAACGGCTGGGGATGCGCGCCATCGAGGTGGCGACCGATCCGGTGGAGGGGATCGATATCGGCGCGCTTGAGCGGCTGATCGACGAAAAGGGAGTGGCCGCCTGCATGGTGATGCCCAACTTCCAGAATCCGCTCGGCTTCCAGATGCCCGATGAAAAAAGCGCAACCTGGTGGCGATGCTGACTGCCAAGGATATCCCCGTCATCGAGAACGACGTCTACGGCGAGCTCTACTATGGCAAGTCCCATCCCAGTTCGCTGAAGGCCTATGACACGGCCGGCATCGTCCTACATTGCGCCTCCTTCTCCAAGACGCTGACCAATGCCTTTCGCATCGGCTGGGCGTTGCCGGGCCGCTACCGGGACGTGGTGGAGCGGCTCAAGTTCCTCAACACGCTGACCACGCCGGCCATCCCGCAGCTGGCGATCGCGGAGTTCCTGAAGAACGATGGCTACGACTCCCACCTGAGGCGGGTGCGCAAGGCCTATGCGCAGCAGGCCAGCATCATGGCCGCCGCCGTGCGCAGGTTTTTCCCCGAGGGCACCACCACGTCGCGGCCAGCGGGGGCTATGTGCTGTGGGTACAGCTGCCGGAGGGCATCGACGCCATGGAGATGTACCACGCGGCGCTGGAGCGCCGCATCACCGTTGCACCGGGGCATATGTTCGCGCCTGGGGCCACTTACCGCAACTGCATCCGGCTGAACTACAGCGCGGAATGGTCGCCCGGCATCGAGTCCGCCGTGCAGACGCTGGGCAAGATCGCTCAACACCTGCTTGCGCGCAACCGCCAGTCGGGCGAGGACAACCACGACCATGCAAGACGCTGATATCGATCCCGCCATCCTGGCAGTCCTCGTAGTCCTGTGCCAAGCCGGGCGCGAGGGCGGCGCCAGCCCTTGGTCGCTCGCCAAGATCGCCAAGCGGGCAGCGCTGCCGATGAGCGTGCTGCGGCGCGTGCTGACGCAACTTCAGTCCGCCGGACTGGCCGACGTCGCGATCGACGAGGAAGGCCGCGGACACGCGAGCCTGACGCAAGCCGGCGCGGCGCTTGCCGCGCAGGTTTTCCCGGATCCGGCCTGAGACCAGCGCCCCGCGGCTCAGCCGCCCACCAGCGACATGCGCACCGTCGGGTACTGCCGCTTGCCGCTGGCCAGCTTGCCCGCGCGCAGCTCGGAATAGCGGTCTGCGCGCGCCTGCCACGCTTGCCGTACCGCATCCGCCACGGCTTGTACCGGGCGAGCGGCAGACAGGTGCCGGCGCAGGTCGACGGCGCTCGTGGCGAACAGGCACAGGTGGAGCCGGCCGTCGACCGAAACGCGCGCGCGGGTGCAATCGCCGCAGAAGGGGTGCGACACGCTGGAGATGAAGCCCAGCTTCAGGCTGCCGTCCGCCAGCGCATGGTTGCTGGACGTCTCGCCGTCCCGCCTTGCCACTGGTACCAGCGCATGCGCGCGCTCGACGATGCCGCGGATCTCGTCGGAGGCGACGACGCGGGACCGGGACCACGCGCTGGGGCCTTCCACGTCCATGTATTCGATGAAGCGCAGCGTGACGCCGCTGCCGCGGAAGTACTCGACGAGCGGCAGCACCTGTGCGTCATTGGTGCCGCGCTCGACCACGCAATTGACCTTGACCGGCGCCAGGCCCGCGGCGCATGCCGCCTCGATCCCCTCCAGCACGCGGCCGACCGGGAAATCGACGTCGTTCATGGCGCGGAAGATCTGGTCGTCCAGGCTGTCCAGGCTGACCGTGACCCGGCCGAGGCCCGCGTCCCGCAGCGAGCGGGCCTTGCGGGCAAGCAGGCTGCCATTGGTGGTCATTGCCACTTCCACCTGGCCGCCGTCGACGGTCCGCATGGCGGCTATGCCCTCGACCAGCGACTCGATGCCCTTGCGCAGCAGCGGCTCGCCGCCGGTCAGGCGCACCTTCTCCACGCCAAGGCTGACAAAGGCCCGCACGATCCGGAGCAGTTCCACATCAGACAGGCGTTGCTCGGGGGACAGGAACGGATAGTCGCGCCCGAAGCGCGCCTTGGGCATGCAGTAGGTGCAGCGGAAGTTGCACTGATCGATCACGGACAACCGCAGGTCCCGCAGCGGGCGGCCCAGCTGGTCCCGGCAGGCGCCCGATGCCTGGGCCGGTACAAGTGCCTCAAGGCTGACGGCGGCGGAACCTGGTTGCACAAGCGCTGGTTGCATGGCGAATCTCCCTGGAGCAATGGCGTGGGGCATGGCGCGGCAGCGGGGCGGCCGGTGTGGCGCCTGGCTGCCTTGCCATGCCGCCAATACTAGGGATGGATGGCTGCCCGGCAGGCGTACAAATCGCCGGGACAGGTAGCAGAACAGTTGGGTGGGGCGCCGCAGCGGGTGCCCCCTGAAGCGCAAGTTGACGCTGGGAATGCAGCATGGCTTCAGTGGGAGAGCCCGGCCGCGCGCATCACCAGCCGCATCAGGCAGGCAAAGGCGAAGACCGTGCCGACGCCCGCCAGCCAGAGCGTCAGCAGCCACCCAAGCCGGGCCCTGAGCCGTGGTTGGATGATCCTGGCCATCAGTGATACCCCTCTCCACGCCGGACCTTGCCGCGGAACACGTAGTAGGACCAGGACGTGTAGGCCAGGATGATCGGCACGATGAACAGGGTGCCGACCAGCGCGAAGCCCTGGCTTTGCGGCGCGGACGACGCATCCCAGATCGAAACCGACGGCGGGATGATGTTGGGCCAGACGCTGATGGCAAGCCCGGTATAGCCCATGAAGATCATCAGCAGCGCGTACAGGAACGGCGACACGTTCGGGCGCCCGCGCAGGGCCCGGTAGATGCCGGCGGCCGCAGCCAGCACCAGCAGCGGCACGGGCAGGAAGAAGAAGAGATCGGGCAGCGAGAACCAGCGTTGCGCGATGCCCGCATGGGTCAGCGGCGTCCACACGCTCACCGCCGCGATCATCGCCAGCATCACGCCCGTCAGCACGTTGGCCACGCGCAGCATGGTCCATTGCAGCCGCCCCTCGGTCTTCATGATGAGCCAGGTGACGCCAAGGAAGGCGTAGGTGATCACCACGCCCACGCCCGTGAAGATCGGGAACGGCGCCAGCCAGTCGAGAGCGCCGCCGGCGTAGGTGGTGCCTTGCATGGCAATGCCGTCGATATAGGCGCCCAGCATCACGCCCTGGAAGAAGGCGGCGACCACCGAGCCCCACGAGAAGGCCTTGTCCCAGTAGGGGCGGCTGCGGTCGCTCGCCTTGAAGCGGAACTCGAAGGCCACGCCGCGGAAGATCAGGCCGAGCAGCATCAGCATCAGCGGCAGGTAGAACGCGCTGAGCAGGACCGAGTAGGCCAGCGGGAAGGCGCAGAGCAGCGCTGCCCCGCCGAGCACCAGCCAGGTCTCGTTGCCGTCCCAGACCGGCGCAACGGTATTCATCATGACGTCGCGGTCATAGCGGTCGCCGACGAAGGGGAAAAGGATGCCGATGCCGAGGTCGAAGCCGTCCATGATGACGTACATCATCACGCCGAAGAAGATCAGGCCGGCCCAGATTACGGGAAGATTGATGCCCATGGTGATCACCTGTTCAGGATTTGCGCTGGCCGTGCGGGGCCATGGCGTTGGATGCGGGGGCCGCGGTGATGGCGGCAGGAACGGCGCCGACACTGCCCGGCCCGTAGGGCGGCGGCTCTTCGTGCGCGTCGGCGGTGGGGCCGGCGCTCGCAAGCTTGAGCATGTAGCGGATGCCCACGCCGAAGACGATGAAATAGACCACCACGAACAGGGCCAGCGACAGCGCGACCGGTGCCGCCTCATGTGCGGAAACGGCATCACGGGTGCGCAGCAGGCCGTAGACGACCCAGGGCTGGCGGCCGAGCTCGGTGGTCATCCAGCCGGCAAGCAGCGCGACCAGGCCGGTGGGGCCCATCAGGACGGCAAGCCGCAGGAAGGCCCGGGACCGGTACACGGCGCCATTGCGGCGCAGCACCCATCCCAGCGCGCCGAACAGGATCATCAGCACGCCCAGGCCAACCATCGTACGGAAGGTGAAGAACAGCACGGTGGCATTGGGGCGGTCCTCTTTGCGGAAGTCCTTCAGGCCGCGGATCTGGCCGTCGAGGCTGTGCGTGAGGATCAGGCTGCCCAGGCGCGGGATCTCGATGGCGTAGCGTGTTTCCTCGCGTTCCATATCCGGGATGCCGAAAACGATCAACGGGAACCCGCCCTTGTCGTCCTTGGCGGCGGTGTTCCAGTGCCCCTCGAGCGCCGCGATCTTGGCGGGCTGGTGCTCGATCGTGTTCAGGCCGTGGGCGTCACCCACCACCGCTTGCAGCGGCGCCGTGACCAGCACCATCCACAGGGCCATCGACAGCATCTTCCTGGCAGCGGGTACTGCCCGGCCGTGCAGCAGCTGCCAGGCCGAGGATGCCGCCACGAACAGTGCCGTGGACAGCAGCGCGGCGATGACCATGTGCGTGAGGCGGTAGGGGAACGAGGGGTTGAAGATCACGGCGAGCCAGTCGGTCGGCACCACCTTGCCGGCGACGATGGCGTAGCCCGCTGGCGTATGCATCCAGCTATTGGAAGCGATGATCCAGGTGGAGGAAATGATGGTACCGAGCGCCACCATTACCGTGGCGAAGAAGTGCAGCCCAGGCCCGACGCGGTTCCAGCCGTACAGCATGACGCCGAGGAACCCCGCTTCCAGGAAGAAGGCGGTCAGCACCTCGTAGGTCAGCAGCGGGCCCGTAATGCCCCCGGCAAACTGGGAGAAGAATGACCAGTTGGTGCCGAACTCATAGGCCATGACCAGGCCGGAAACGACCCCCATGCCGAAGTTCAGGGCGAAGATCTTGACCCAGAACTGGTACAGGGTCCTGTACACAGGGTCTTGGGTCCGCAGCCAGTGCGCTTCCAGGAAGGCCAGGAAACATGCCAGCCCGATCGTGATGGCGGGAAAGAGGATGTGAAAGGAAACCGTGAATCCGAACTGGATTCGAGCGAGTTCCAGCGCTGTGAGTCCGTGCATCGATGTGCTCTCCGTGGGGTTGCCGCCGGCAGACGGCGTGTCGCGCGACACTAGGGACAAGCGTAGGGACTACAGCCCGCCCGCAAAGATTACAGTTCTGGCCGAACCGCTAAAGCTCAGTTTGTGCAAGCCGGAAGAAGCGCTGCCAGGCGCCTTGCAGCCATACAGATGGCGCTATGGCGCAGGATCACAGTCATGGCCAGACGCGCAAAGCCATCGCCAGGACCTGGATCAGCAGGAGCAGTCACAGCTGCAGAGATCGAACTGTTCTGTTGATGGGAGGGCTTTTCTGTACTCCGGTTGGCGCGTCGTTGTTTTCTACCATTCTCATAACGGCTGGCAGCCGGGCGTCACATCTTCGTGCTTCGTGTGACCGCCAGCGCGCGAGTAGCCCAGCCGCCGGGGCGCTGCTTTCGCATTGTTCGCGCGATATCTGCGTCGGAGATTCGGCAGGGCTTAGAGGCAAGAAACCCAGTGATCAAGTTCGCTATGAATAATCTGTGGCTCAAGAATCCGTCCCTCGCGTATGCAGACTGGCAAGGACGCGAATCCGCAGGCACAGATCAACGCCGTTTTGCTCAACAGTCGATCGTCCAGCATCGCGCGATGCTCGACCGTTTTCAGCGCCATCTGGTCGCCCATGGCGTGACGCTGGAAGACTTCGACCCCGACCATATCGAAGCCTTCTGGCGCGATCCGGAGGCGGCCACCTACACGTCCGCCACAAGGATGCGCTACCTGCAATTGCTCGACCGCTTGTGTCGCCACCTTGTAGAGATCGGTGTGCGGGAGACCAACCCTGCCGCCGATCCGGTGCGCGATGGCAGCTGGTCCTCCGACGGGGCCGTTCCACTCTTCTTGCCAGAGGAAGTGGACGCGCGGCTGCAGGACTTTGTGCAGCCGCTTGAAGGCGACGATGTCTCACGGCTTCGCATGCGAGCCATCCTGGCCTTGTTTCTAGGTGCTGGCGTCACGGCGGCAGAAGGCCGAAGCGCGACCATTCATGACCTTCAGACCTCGTGCACCTCATCATTTCTCTCTGTCCCAGAGGGTCGCGCGAAGGTCGCCCGGTCCGTTCAGCTGGAGCCCTTCGCCGTCCCGGCCTTGGATGCGTGGAAGGTACGGCGGGCTACACTCCCCATTGCTGGTGACCTGCTTTTTGCCCTACGGCCCTCCGGCACACCAATCACTGACATGAGTCTCGGAAACATCGTGCGCGATGCGTTCGAGGCGATCGACTATAGGGCGGCTGATATGAGCCCGCGGATTCTGCGAAATACTTATTGTCGGCGCGCGCTCCTTGCCGGGGTACCACGCGACCGCGTGTCAGAGCGGCTTGGGCTGACCAGCAATCACACGTGCGACCGAATGCTCGCCACCATACCCGGACCCGCTGATCGCCGGCTCAGTGCTTAGTCAAGCTTCCGTGCAAATCAACGCCAGGGCGTACTGAATCACGCCCCCAGCTCCTGAAAGGCGTGGCCATTGGCCTCTAGTCCATTCAAGATCTCGGGTGGCACCTCGGTCTGCCAGACATTGCCGTCGAGCACCCACTGATCTGGGTCGGCGAGGTCGGGGAGTCCTGCTCCCTTACGCACATAGAGCCCCAGTGTTGGCTTCTTCGGATTGATGTAGAAGTCGAATTCCTGCATTTGCGACATCTCCCAGGAAAGTGGAGTTTCCAGCTGTCTGTAGTACGGCTCACGGTCGATTTCCGTCAAGCCTGTTCATGCCTTTTCCGCCCAAGTGGCTGAAGGCAAGTTTGCCCGCTTTGCGGAGAAGACAGCGTGCATTCTTTAAGAAATTATTGTACGTCGATCATGTTACGGAAATGCTGGTAAACGCTATGGATAATGAAATTTATATACTGATTTGGTTGTCGTTAATTTATATCCTGCCAGGAATTATTGTATTTATATACTGAGACCAGTCCTATGTTGTTCTTCATTTGTAACCTTTACTTTCCCGGGGTGGAAACCGAGTGTATCGTTACGTATAGTCAATCATGTGGCTGAGATTAATCGACCTTTTACTCCGGGATATCCGGAATAATTTGTGGAGAGAGCATGGCTAATCGACGCGAAGTGCCAGGTGTCCGGAAGTACGATGGTCCCGCAGGAGGTTGGGGGCGCTTAAAGCCACAGCCACGGCTATTCGCCTGCAGATGGATACCACCAAGGCCCCGATCACACTGCTTCGGACCAATCAGCCCGATGGGTTTGACTGTCCGGGGTGCGCGTGGCCTGACAAGGAACACCTGTCCACATTCCAGTTCTGCGAGAACGGCGCAAAAGCGGTGACCTGGGAGGCAACGACCAAGCGGGTTCGCCCCGATTTCTTTACGAGCCACACAGTGTCGTCGCTGTTGAATCGAACCGACTACGAACTCGAAGACCTGGGCCGCCTTACGCATCCGCTCGTCTACGACCGCGCTACCGACACGTTCCGCGCGGTGGAATGGGAAGCAGCCTTCGCCCGTATCGGCGAAGTGCTCCGCGGGCTGTCGCCCGACGAGGCCGAGTTCTATACTTCGGGGAGGGCTTCGAACGAGGCCGCATACCTCTATCAGTTGTTCGCAAGAGAGTATGGAACGAACAAGCTTCCCCGATTGTTCAAACATGTGCCACGAGCCGACGAGCGTTGGCCTGCCTCGCTCGATCGGCATCGGCAAGGGCACCGTCTCATTGGAGGATTTCGATCAATGTGAACTCATCATCTCGATCGGACACAATCCCGGTACGAATCACCCACGGATGATGGGAACCTTGCACGAGGCATCAAGGCGCAAGGTTCCCATTATCGTATTCAACCCGCTTCGCGAGCGAGCGCTTGAGCGTTTTGCGGACCCCAGAACATGCTTGAAATGGCGACTTACGGTTCCACGAGAATCGCATCGTCCTATTTCCAGGTTAAGGCCGGAGGGGATGCGGCTGCCATCAAAGGCGTGATGAAAGCGTTGATGGATCTGGAGGCCAGGCAGGGCGGTGTCCTCGACTACGAGTTCATCGCTACGCATACCGAAGGATTTGACGCGCTTGCTGATGATCTCGAGGCCACGGAATGGCCGGATATCGAGAAGGCCAGTGGACTGGGCCGCGCGGATCTTGAACTGGTCGCGGCTGCCTATGCAAAGTCGAATGCCACGATCATCAGCTACGGGATGGGTGTCACGCAGCACAATGAAGGCACTGCAAATGTCCGTCTGCTGTGCGATCTGCTGATGTTGCGCGGCAACCTTGGAAAACCTGGCGCCGGCATTTGCCCATTGCGAGGTCACTCAAATGTGCAGGGGAATCGGACGGTTGGCATTACTGAGAAGCCGTCGAGTCGCTTTCTTGCAAAAATCGAGGAAGTATTCGGGTTCAAGCCGCCCGACCAGCATGGGCATGACGCCGTCAGGGCCATGCAAGCGATGATTGCAGGCACGGCCAAGGCATTGATCTGCCTGGGTGGGAACTTTGCGGTCGCGCTGCCTGATCCTGATCAGTGTTTCCCCGCCATGGGCAGGCTCGACCTGAGTGTCCACGTCGGGACCAAACTCAATCGCACGCATCTGTTGGTGGCAAAGGAAACCTATTTGCTGCCCTGCCTGGGTCGCACCGAACTTGACGTGCAGGAGACTGGGCCCCAATCGGTGACGGTAGAGGATTCGATGTCGATGGTTCACGCCTCAGCCGGGAAGCTTACGCCCGCTTCCGAGTTCCTGAGATCCGAGCCAGCGATCGTGGCTGGCATTGCCACCGCCACCTTGCCGAACAGCAGGGTGTCATGGCTTGCATTGACTGCAGACTATGACAGGATCCGCGATCTGATCGAGAAGACTGTGCCGGGATTCGAGAATTTCAATGAGCGCGTTCGAGTTCCGGGAGGATTTCGCATGCCGCTTCCGCCCACTGAGCGAAAATGGGAAACGCCATCAGGAAAAGCCATGTTCTTCGTGTTCAAAGGGCTGCACGAAGACAAGGAAGTCCAGGCCGATGATGTGTTGCGCCTCGTGACAATCCGCAGCCACGATCAATACAACACGACCATCTATGCCATGGATGACCGATATCGGGGCGTGTTCGGTCGGCGTGATGTGTTGTTCATGAACGAAGCGGATCTGGCCGCGCGTGGCCTGGAGCATGGGGATCTGGTCGATATCGAGACGATCACATCGGGCAGGTTGCTTCGGTTTGAAAAGATTACCGCAATCGAGCATGACATCTCTGCCGGCTCGGTCGCGGCTTACTATCCCGAAGCGAACAAACTGGTGCCGCTCGACTACATCGATGAAGATAGTGGCACACCGTCCTACAAGTCAGTTCCGGTGCGTGTGGTGCGCTCGGAAGTGACTTGATTTGAGGCGAGTACCAAGCCACTTGGCAGGAGGCCACACGATTAAACCTGCTCATCCACGGGCAGGGCGTTGCATGTCTCCTCACTTCTTGAGTACGTGTGTCATTTCGATGCCGCCGAGTGGAGTCGGCAGCAGAGAAGCGAATCGGCCCGGGGAACCGGATCCTGATGCCGTCATGGGGAGGTGCTGCGGCTAGATCGCGGCGCCTGCCGCGTCAATTACGCGCGTGGCGGCATCTTGCGATACCTCACTATGGAGATGAATCCATCATGTCGACACTTTGTGAAATCTGCAATGCACGCCCAGCCGTTGCGCGGGTCGCGGTTGTGCAGAACGGTCAGCGCAAAACGATGTCAATCTGCGACTATGACTATCGCCAGCTGCTGCGCCACCAGAGCATGATCAATCCGTTCGACTCGCTATTGGGTGGTGGCTTGTCTCGTTTCTTCGATGGTTTGGGGGACGTGATGGATCATGAGGCCGAGGATTCGGGGCTGGCTGCAGAGGTGCCGCGTGAATCCGTGGATGTCACCGATGCGTTCAGCGAGCAGACTCTTGAACTCCTGCAGCGCGCGGCAGAGAAAGCCCACGAACTGCGTCGCAATGAGCTTGATACAGAGCATCTGTTGTACGTGCTTGCCGATACTGACGTCGGGACCGCGTTGCTCAAGGAGTTGAAGCTCTCGCCGCAGGACATCAGGGGGTACATCGACAAGCATGCGCAAACGGGCACTGCCGAGCCGGATGCACCGATTGATAGAATGACGATTTCTCCGCGCCTGAAGAAAGCCTTTCTTTACGCGTTTCAGGCGTCGCGTGACCTGGGACATTCGTACGTTGGCCCGGAGCATCTGCTCATCGGCCTTGCCGCTGTCCCGGACAGCATCGCGGGGACTCTGCTGAAGAAGTACGGCGTGACGCCCGAGGCGCTGCGCCAGAAGGTGGTGAAAGTCGTCGGCAAGGGCGCGGAGGACGGCCGAGTCGATACGCCGACGGGCACCCCGACGCTCGACAAGTTCGGCCGCGACCTTACGGCAATGGCGCGGCAGGGCAAGCTCGACCCGGTGCTCGGTCGCGCGCAGGAAATCGAGAGTACGATCGAAGTCCTTGCCCGGCGCAAGAAGAATAATCCGGTGCTGATCGGCGAGCCGGGGGTTGGGAAAACTGCGATTGTCGAAGGCTTCGCGCAGCGCATCGTCAATGGCGACGTGCCAGAGGTGCTGCGCGACAAGCGCCTCGTCGAGGTGAACATCAACGCCATGGTTGCGGGCGCAAAGTATCGCGGCGAATTCGAGGAGCGCGCGAAGCAGCTGATAGACGAGGTGACCGCGAAGAACGCCGAGCTGATCCTGTTCATCGACGAATTGCACACAATCGTGGGTGCGGGGCAGGGCGGCGGCGAAGGCGGCCTTGACATCGCGAACGTGCTGAAGCCCGCGCTTGCGCGCGGCGAACTGAGCCTGATCGGCGCAACGACGCTCAACGAATACCAGAAATACATCGAGAAGGACGCCGCGCTTGAGCGACGTTTCCAGCCGGTGCTCGTGCCGGAGCCAACTGTTGAGCAGACCATCATCATCCTGCGCGGCCTGCGCGACAAGCTTGAGGCACACCACCAGGTCACGTTTGCCGACGATGCCTTTGTCGCCGCCGCCGAGCTTTCAGACCGCTACATTACGTCGCGCTTTCTGCCAGACAAGGCCATCGATCTGATCGACCAGGCGGCTGCGCGTGTGCGCATCGGCTCGACATCGCGGCCAGCCGATATCCAGGAACTTGAAGCGGAAATCGCACAGATCAAGCGAGAGCAAGACTATGCGTCGTCGCGCAAGCGCTACGATGAGGCGAAAGACTTTGAAGAACGCATCAAGGAGAAGCAAACGCGGCTCGACGACCTGACCGAGGCTTGGCAGCGCAAGACAGGCTCGCGGACGTTTGAGGTAACGGTCGCGGCAATCGCAGAGGTGGTATCTCGCCTTACGGGCATTCCGGTTACTGACCTCACTCAGGAAGAGCGTCAAAAACTCCTGAAGATGGAAGCCAAGTTGCGCGAACGCGTAGTGGGCCAGGAGGAAGCCGTAGTCGCAGTCAGCGACGCCGTGCGTTTGTCACGTGCGGGGCTCGGTCAAGCACACCGGCCGATTGCAACGTTCCTCTTCCTGGGGCCCACCGGTGTCGGCAAGACCGAACTGGCAAAGGCGCTGGCGGAAACGGTGTTCGGCGATGAACAGGCGATCATCCGTATTGACATGTCCGAGTACATGGAGCGGCATGCGGTTGCACGGCTCATTGGCGCGCCCCCAGGATATGTGGGTTACGACGAAGGGGGCAACCGACCGAGCGTGTCCGGCGACGTCCCTACAGCGTGATTCTGCTCGACGAGATCGAGAAGGCACACCCCGACGTGAACAACGTGCTGCTGCAGGTGTTTGACGACGGTCGGCTGACCGACGGAAAGGGGCGTGTCGTGGATTTCAGCAACACGATTCTCATTGCCACCAGCAACCTTGGCGCAGCGATCATCATGGAGAACCTCGAGCGCCCCGAGGATTCCCGCATCACCGACAAGGCGTTGCGCGACGAACTCATGAAGGTTCTCAAGGGCCACTTCCGTCCTGAGTTCCTGAACCGCATCGACGATATCATCGTGTTCCATGCGCTTTCGCGAGAGAACATCCGCTCGATCGTGCAGATTCAGCTCGAAAGGGTGGTGCGGACCGCCGCAGCACAGGACATCACGGTGACGCTCAGCGCTTCACTCATCGATCATCTAGTCGAGGTGGGCTATCAGCCGGAGTTCGGTGCACGCGAACTGAAGCGCCAGATTCGTCAGAAGGTCGAAACGAGGCTCGCGACGGAGATTCTCGGCGACGGCCTGAAATCGGGTGATAGTGTCGAGCTGGGCTACGACAAGGACAAGGGTGAGGTGATACTGAATAAGGCCGCGGTGGCTCGGAAAGCCAAGGTGAATAAGCCAGGCACGAAGAGCGCTCAATCCACGGCAGGAAATAGCCCGGAGCCTTCAGGTAACCCCGATTCTTCCGTTTCCGCGCCGCCTCCGCCTCTTTGACTATTGGAAAGTGCGGATACGATCGAGGCGGGCGCCCCAGGCTGAGTACGCCGGGCGCGTGCCTACCAGCGATGCGAGCGGCAAGTGTGACGTGGACTGATTTCATCGGGAATTTGGCTGTCCACGTGGATATTATTTAAAAATCAAGAAAATATTATGATCGTGCGGCCAAAGAAGAATTGGTTCAGCATGCTGTTCGTGTGGAACGGCTCTGTATTGCTGTCAATCATTCCGCAGCTACTTTTCCTGGCTGTTGTGAGCGGTTTTGCCGTCCTCACCCAAGGACGTATCCTGGGCGAAAAGATTCCGCTGAATACCGCCCCTTTCACACTCTTCGGTGTGGCGCTAACGATCTTTCTTGCGTTCAGGAACAATGCCAGCTATGAGCGCTACAAGGAAGCGCGGCATCTTTGGGGCAGTGTACTCATCGCCTCGCGCTCGCTCACGTCGCAGGTATTG from Cupriavidus sp. D39 includes the following:
- a CDS encoding transcriptional regulator — translated: MQDADIDPAILAVLVVLCQAGREGGASPWSLAKIAKRAALPMSVLRRVLTQLQSAGLADVAIDEEGRGHASLTQAGAALAAQVFPDPA
- the moaA gene encoding GTP 3',8-cyclase MoaA, which codes for MQPALVQPGSAAVSLEALVPAQASGACRDQLGRPLRDLRLSVIDQCNFRCTYCMPKARFGRDYPFLSPEQRLSDVELLRIVRAFVSLGVEKVRLTGGEPLLRKGIESLVEGIAAMRTVDGGQVEVAMTTNGSLLARKARSLRDAGLGRVTVSLDSLDDQIFRAMNDVDFPVGRVLEGIEAACAAGLAPVKVNCVVERGTNDAQVLPLVEYFRGSGVTLRFIEYMDVEGPSAWSRSRVVASDEIRGIVERAHALVPVARRDGETSSNHALADGSLKLGFISSVSHPFCGDCTRARVSVDGRLHLCLFATSAVDLRRHLSAARPVQAVADAVRQAWQARADRYSELRAGKLASGKRQYPTVRMSLVGG
- a CDS encoding DUF2474 family protein → MARIIQPRLRARLGWLLTLWLAGVGTVFAFACLMRLVMRAAGLSH
- the cydB gene encoding cytochrome d ubiquinol oxidase subunit II → MGINLPVIWAGLIFFGVMMYVIMDGFDLGIGILFPFVGDRYDRDVMMNTVAPVWDGNETWLVLGGAALLCAFPLAYSVLLSAFYLPLMLMLLGLIFRGVAFEFRFKASDRSRPYWDKAFSWGSVVAAFFQGVMLGAYIDGIAMQGTTYAGGALDWLAPFPIFTGVGVVITYAFLGVTWLIMKTEGRLQWTMLRVANVLTGVMLAMIAAVSVWTPLTHAGIAQRWFSLPDLFFFLPVPLLVLAAAAGIYRALRGRPNVSPFLYALLMIFMGYTGLAISVWPNIIPPSVSIWDASSAPQSQGFALVGTLFIVPIILAYTSWSYYVFRGKVRRGEGYH
- a CDS encoding cytochrome ubiquinol oxidase subunit I, with the translated sequence MHGLTALELARIQFGFTVSFHILFPAITIGLACFLAFLEAHWLRTQDPVYRTLYQFWVKIFALNFGMGVVSGLVMAYEFGTNWSFFSQFAGGITGPLLTYEVLTAFFLEAGFLGVMLYGWNRVGPGLHFFATVMVALGTIISSTWIIASNSWMHTPAGYAIVAGKVVPTDWLAVIFNPSFPYRLTHMVIAALLSTALFVAASSAWQLLHGRAVPAARKMLSMALWMVLVTAPLQAVVGDAHGLNTIEHQPAKIAALEGHWNTAAKDDKGGFPLIVFGIPDMEREETRYAIEIPRLGSLILTHSLDGQIRGLKDFRKEDRPNATVLFFTFRTMVGLGVLMILFGALGWVLRRNGAVYRSRAFLRLAVLMGPTGLVALLAGWMTTELGRQPWVVYGLLRTRDAVSAHEAAPVALSLALFVVVYFIVFGVGIRYMLKLASAGPTADAHEEPPPYGPGSVGAVPAAITAAPASNAMAPHGQRKS
- a CDS encoding tyrosine-type recombinase/integrase, producing MIKFAMNNLWLKNPSLAYADWQGRESAGTDQRRFAQQSIVQHRAMLDRFQRHLVAHGVTLEDFDPDHIEAFWRDPEAATYTSATRMRYLQLLDRLCRHLVEIGVRETNPAADPVRDGSWSSDGAVPLFLPEEVDARLQDFVQPLEGDDVSRLRMRAILALFLGAGVTAAEGRSATIHDLQTSCTSSFLSVPEGRAKVARSVQLEPFAVPALDAWKVRRATLPIAGDLLFALRPSGTPITDMSLGNIVRDAFEAIDYRAADMSPRILRNTYCRRALLAGVPRDRVSERLGLTSNHTCDRMLATIPGPADRRLSA